In Micromonospora purpureochromogenes, a single window of DNA contains:
- a CDS encoding pentapeptide repeat-containing protein translates to MPEPTEDVTFRHEDWYAEELVDRHFVNCVFHDVDLTEAVSQGASFTGCTFGNVRFNSSRHVDSAFTRCVFKRCNFFEAEFTGCKLVGSTFDQCDLRPLRVAGGDWSFVALPGADLRGVSFTDVRMRETDLTGADLTGATVTGVDLSAAQLHAVRLGRADLRGSDLTALDATAVERAGAVIDSEQALVLAQALGFEIR, encoded by the coding sequence ATGCCCGAGCCGACCGAGGACGTCACGTTCCGCCACGAAGACTGGTACGCCGAGGAGCTGGTCGACCGGCACTTCGTGAACTGCGTCTTCCACGACGTCGACCTCACCGAGGCGGTCAGCCAGGGGGCCTCCTTCACCGGATGCACCTTCGGCAACGTGCGGTTCAACTCCTCCCGGCACGTCGACTCGGCCTTCACCCGCTGCGTGTTCAAGCGGTGCAACTTCTTCGAGGCCGAGTTCACCGGCTGCAAGCTGGTGGGGAGCACGTTCGACCAGTGCGACCTGCGGCCGTTGCGGGTCGCCGGCGGCGACTGGTCGTTCGTCGCGCTCCCCGGGGCGGACCTGCGCGGGGTGAGCTTCACCGACGTGCGGATGCGGGAGACGGACCTGACCGGGGCCGACCTGACCGGGGCGACGGTGACCGGTGTCGACCTCTCCGCCGCGCAGCTGCACGCCGTGCGGCTGGGCCGGGCGGACCTGCGCGGCAGCGACCTCACCGCGCTGGACGCCACGGCGGTCGAGCGGGCCGGCGCCGTGATCGACTCGGAGCAGGCGCTGGTGCTGGCCCAGGCGCTGGGCTTCGAGATCCGCTGA
- a CDS encoding serine hydrolase domain-containing protein — protein MSVDRTTDPDLIGFDPARLARIDQHFGRYVDDGRLAGWQIVVTRRGEIAHSSTYGMRDVEAGAPVERDTLWRIYSMTKPITSVAAMMLWEEGHFELNDPISRWLPEFADVRVFDKGSALKPYTVPAIEPIRVWHLLTHTSGLTYGFAQSSVVDALYRAAGYDLGVPAGLDLAGASAGMARLPLMFQPGTGWNYGVSTDVLGRLVEVVSGQSLDAFFTERILTPLGMTDTRWWVDEPDAKRLAALYTPHPGTGQAVRVDRIGAAALNRPDCLSGGGGLVSTAADYHRFTQLLLRGGELDGVRLLAPRTVRYMTRNHLPGGGDLASFEPEGFAETVLDGIGFGLGFAVVQDPVPARVPSSVGEYYWGGLASTAFWVDPVEEVTALLFTQLMPSSTYPLRSQLRQLVYSALVD, from the coding sequence GTGAGCGTGGACCGTACTACCGACCCGGACCTCATCGGCTTCGACCCGGCGCGACTCGCGCGCATCGACCAACACTTCGGCCGGTACGTCGACGACGGCCGGCTCGCCGGCTGGCAGATCGTGGTCACCCGCCGCGGCGAGATCGCCCACTCCTCGACGTACGGCATGCGGGACGTGGAGGCCGGCGCGCCCGTGGAGCGGGACACCCTCTGGCGCATCTACTCGATGACCAAGCCGATCACCTCCGTCGCGGCGATGATGCTCTGGGAGGAGGGCCACTTCGAACTGAACGACCCGATCAGCCGCTGGCTGCCGGAGTTCGCCGACGTCCGGGTCTTCGACAAGGGTTCGGCGCTCAAGCCGTACACGGTGCCGGCGATCGAGCCGATCCGGGTCTGGCACCTGCTCACCCACACCTCCGGCCTGACGTACGGCTTCGCGCAGAGCTCGGTGGTCGACGCCCTCTACCGCGCCGCCGGCTACGACCTGGGCGTGCCGGCCGGGCTGGACCTGGCCGGCGCCTCGGCCGGGATGGCCCGGCTGCCGCTGATGTTCCAGCCCGGCACCGGCTGGAACTACGGCGTCTCCACCGACGTGCTGGGCCGGCTGGTCGAGGTGGTCTCCGGGCAGAGCCTGGACGCGTTCTTCACCGAGCGGATCCTCACCCCGCTGGGCATGACCGACACCCGCTGGTGGGTCGACGAGCCGGACGCCAAGCGGCTCGCCGCCCTCTACACCCCGCACCCCGGCACCGGGCAGGCGGTCCGCGTCGACCGGATCGGGGCCGCCGCGCTGAACCGCCCCGACTGCCTCTCCGGCGGCGGCGGGCTGGTCTCCACGGCCGCCGACTACCACCGGTTCACGCAGCTGCTGCTGCGCGGCGGCGAGCTGGACGGCGTACGCCTGCTCGCGCCCCGCACGGTGCGCTACATGACCCGCAACCACCTGCCCGGCGGGGGCGACCTGGCGTCCTTCGAGCCCGAGGGGTTCGCCGAGACGGTGCTGGACGGCATCGGCTTCGGCCTGGGCTTCGCCGTGGTGCAGGACCCGGTGCCCGCCCGGGTGCCCAGCAGCGTCGGCGAGTACTACTGGGGCGGCCTGGCCAGCACGGCCTTCTGGGTCGACCCGGTGGAGGAGGTCACCGCGCTGCTGTTCACCCAGCTGATGCCGTCGAGCACCTACCCGCTGCGCTCGCAGCTGCGCCAGCTGGTCTACTCCGCCCTGGTCGACTGA
- a CDS encoding NAD(P)-dependent oxidoreductase: MSNVVVYGAGGTAGSRIVTEAADRGHRVTAAVRRPEALTWLPDGVKVVTGDATSAQSVRELATDADVIVVAIGGGERPLWRDAAENLVTVLRDVPNPPRLIHVGGGATLLTPNDTPILDEPDFPDEYRDAALGQADALALYRSSADGLTWTYLSPPPMEFHPGERTGRYRTGTEHPVVDEGGRSVLTYEDMAVAVVDEIENPRFENMRFTAAY; this comes from the coding sequence ATGAGCAACGTCGTGGTGTACGGCGCCGGTGGCACCGCGGGCTCGCGGATCGTCACGGAGGCGGCCGATCGGGGGCACCGGGTCACGGCGGCGGTCCGCCGCCCGGAGGCGCTCACCTGGCTACCCGACGGGGTGAAGGTGGTGACCGGGGACGCCACCTCGGCGCAGAGCGTCCGGGAGCTGGCCACCGACGCCGACGTCATCGTCGTGGCGATCGGCGGCGGGGAGCGGCCGCTCTGGCGCGACGCGGCGGAGAACCTGGTCACCGTCCTGCGGGACGTGCCCAATCCGCCCCGGCTGATCCACGTCGGCGGCGGGGCGACCCTGCTGACGCCGAACGACACGCCGATCCTCGACGAGCCGGACTTCCCCGACGAGTACCGGGACGCGGCGCTGGGCCAGGCCGACGCCCTCGCCCTCTACCGGTCCTCGGCCGACGGGCTGACCTGGACGTACCTCTCCCCGCCGCCGATGGAGTTCCACCCGGGCGAGCGGACCGGCCGCTACCGCACCGGCACCGAGCACCCGGTGGTCGACGAGGGCGGCCGTTCGGTGCTGACCTACGAGGACATGGCGGTCGCCGTCGTCGACGAGATCGAGAACCCGCGCTTCGAGAACATGCGGTTCACCGCCGCGTACTGA
- a CDS encoding PPOX class F420-dependent oxidoreductase produces MARTIASNTRVDRNALIEFIRPRHRVLLMTTRSDGRPQSSPVSCGVDAEGRLMISTYPERAKAANIRRDPRVSACVLSDDWDGPWVQVDGTAEVLDLPDALEPLVEYFRSISGEHPDWDEYRQAMVRQGKSLIRVTIDSWGPIATGGFPARLAD; encoded by the coding sequence ATGGCACGCACCATCGCGAGCAACACCCGGGTCGACCGGAACGCCCTGATCGAGTTCATCCGCCCCCGACACCGGGTCCTGCTGATGACCACCCGGTCCGACGGCCGGCCGCAGTCCTCGCCGGTCTCCTGCGGCGTCGACGCCGAGGGCCGGCTGATGATCTCCACCTACCCGGAGCGGGCGAAGGCGGCCAACATCCGCCGCGATCCGCGCGTCTCCGCGTGCGTGCTCTCCGACGACTGGGACGGCCCCTGGGTGCAGGTCGACGGCACCGCCGAGGTGCTCGACCTGCCGGACGCCCTGGAGCCGCTGGTGGAGTACTTCCGCAGCATCTCCGGCGAGCACCCGGACTGGGACGAGTACCGGCAGGCGATGGTCCGCCAGGGCAAGTCCCTGATCCGGGTCACCATCGACAGCTGGGGGCCGATCGCCACCGGCGGCTTCCCGGCCCGGCTGGCGGACTAG
- a CDS encoding DUF6642 family protein, which yields MARGGVFCVEGQWHRDLNERGSVLPTLELLERLGRIRFIHKDAATRDELFYFLDRWLLKQYADYRVGFFAMHGEPSRLCLTDWDSVELTDVAQRMAGRCEGRRLYFGSCSVLRASDAVLRDFLEVTGAALICGFTRDVDWVESAAFETVLLDVLANGQRHNAAELRMGSAHWAPLAAYLGFRVIYANGRAWRPAARPRVPTQAAPGGVADRAR from the coding sequence GTGGCACGCGGTGGCGTCTTCTGCGTCGAGGGGCAGTGGCACCGGGACCTCAACGAGCGCGGCTCCGTGCTGCCCACCCTGGAACTGCTGGAACGGCTCGGCCGGATCCGCTTCATCCACAAGGACGCCGCCACCCGGGACGAGCTCTTCTACTTCCTCGACCGCTGGCTGCTCAAGCAGTACGCCGACTACCGGGTCGGGTTCTTCGCCATGCACGGCGAGCCGAGCCGGCTCTGCCTCACCGACTGGGATTCGGTGGAGCTGACCGACGTGGCGCAGCGGATGGCCGGCCGGTGCGAGGGACGCCGGCTCTATTTCGGCAGCTGTTCGGTGCTGCGGGCCTCCGACGCCGTGCTGCGCGACTTCCTCGAGGTCACCGGCGCGGCCCTGATCTGCGGTTTCACCCGCGACGTCGACTGGGTCGAATCGGCCGCCTTCGAAACCGTGCTGCTCGACGTGCTCGCGAACGGCCAGCGGCACAACGCCGCCGAGCTGCGGATGGGCTCGGCGCACTGGGCGCCGCTCGCGGCGTACCTCGGTTTCCGGGTGATCTACGCCAACGGCCGCGCCTGGCGCCCGGCGGCCCGGCCCCGGGTCCCCACCCAGGCGGCTCCCGGCGGGGTCGCCGACCGGGCCCGCTGA
- a CDS encoding D-Ala-D-Ala carboxypeptidase family metallohydrolase gives MRVNTLKRAAVAFALALPGAAIASVVAAPAAHADGCYTWQRTLSAGSSGNDVRQLQIRVAGWAGAGGIVRIDGRYGPETAAAVRRFQTAYGLRSDGIAGPQTFNKLYQLQDNDCTPAHFSYSELDNGCGRGGWSGGPLSADRTRANAVRTMWKLEALRRGLGDQPINVTSGFRSTACNNQVGGASDSQHLYGNAADLTSRNRSLCELARASRNHGFSGILGPGYPGHSTHVHVDSRRENNSDRTANTTSWSAPNCGVGSGD, from the coding sequence GTGCGCGTGAACACCTTGAAGCGAGCTGCTGTCGCGTTCGCCCTGGCGCTGCCGGGCGCCGCGATCGCCTCGGTGGTCGCGGCTCCAGCGGCCCACGCCGACGGCTGTTACACCTGGCAACGCACCCTCTCCGCCGGTAGCTCCGGCAACGACGTGCGGCAGTTGCAGATCCGGGTCGCCGGCTGGGCCGGCGCCGGCGGGATCGTCCGCATCGACGGCCGCTACGGACCGGAGACCGCCGCCGCGGTCAGGCGGTTCCAGACGGCGTACGGGCTGCGCAGCGACGGCATCGCCGGGCCGCAGACCTTCAACAAGCTCTACCAGTTGCAGGACAACGACTGCACCCCGGCGCACTTCAGCTACTCCGAGCTGGACAACGGCTGCGGCCGCGGCGGGTGGAGCGGGGGCCCGCTGTCGGCGGACCGGACCCGGGCCAACGCGGTGCGGACCATGTGGAAGCTGGAGGCGCTGCGCCGGGGGCTGGGCGACCAGCCGATCAACGTCACCAGCGGCTTCCGCAGCACCGCCTGCAACAACCAGGTCGGCGGCGCGTCGGACAGCCAGCACCTCTACGGCAACGCCGCCGACCTGACCTCGCGGAACAGGTCGCTGTGCGAACTCGCCCGGGCCTCGCGCAACCACGGGTTCAGCGGGATCCTCGGTCCCGGGTACCCCGGCCACAGCACCCACGTGCACGTGGACTCCCGGCGGGAGAACAACAGCGACCGGACGGCGAACACCACCTCCTGGTCCGCCCCCAACTGCGGGGTGGGCAGCGGCGACTGA
- a CDS encoding response regulator, giving the protein MAGVTGDGAPIRVLIVDDDALVRAGLSMILGGVPDVRVVGEAADGAEVPAAVEAYAPDVVLMDIRMPRVDGLAATEALRALPRPPEVLVLTTFDADDQVLRALRAGAGGFLLKDTPPAEIVQAVRRVAAGEATLSPTVTRKLITHVTAGGPAGPDPRRERALRLLDGLTGREREVAVALGRGRTNAEISADLYMSVATVKAYVSRLLTKLELNNRVQVALLVHDAGLV; this is encoded by the coding sequence GTGGCCGGCGTGACGGGGGATGGCGCACCGATCCGGGTGCTGATCGTCGACGACGACGCGCTGGTCCGCGCCGGGCTGTCGATGATCCTCGGCGGGGTGCCCGACGTCCGGGTGGTCGGCGAGGCCGCCGACGGCGCCGAAGTGCCGGCCGCCGTCGAGGCGTACGCGCCCGACGTGGTGCTGATGGACATCCGGATGCCCCGGGTGGACGGGCTGGCGGCGACCGAGGCGCTGCGGGCGCTGCCCCGGCCGCCGGAGGTGCTGGTGCTGACCACCTTCGACGCCGACGACCAGGTGCTGCGGGCGCTGCGCGCCGGGGCGGGCGGCTTCCTGCTCAAGGACACCCCGCCCGCCGAGATCGTCCAAGCGGTGCGCCGGGTGGCGGCCGGGGAGGCGACGCTCTCCCCGACCGTCACCCGCAAGCTGATCACCCACGTCACCGCCGGCGGGCCGGCCGGCCCGGATCCCCGCCGGGAGCGGGCGCTGCGGCTGCTCGACGGGCTGACCGGGCGGGAACGGGAGGTGGCCGTCGCGCTGGGTCGGGGCCGGACGAACGCGGAGATCTCCGCCGACCTGTACATGAGCGTGGCGACGGTCAAGGCGTACGTGTCGCGGCTGCTGACGAAGCTGGAGCTGAACAACCGGGTGCAGGTGGCGCTGCTGGTGCACGACGCGGGCCTGGTCTGA
- a CDS encoding sensor histidine kinase, whose product MSSAVVPEFPWLLPGALTRATPVARTTRDWLVDGLAFLLALGWVLLAFGDSVGPTPEFALNAGPSWLNEADLVVGLLSTAALWLRRRWPVALAVVSLPLAVFSVTAAVALLIILFTVAVHRPFPVAAALVGAHLLVTPVYNSLRPDPALPFWAATVWTASFLGGVLAWGMFVRARRQLVTSLRERAHRAETEQQLRVAQARQLERTRIAREMHDVLAHRISLLSLHAGALEFRPDAPPEEVARAAGVIRASAHAALQDLREVIGVLRAEVSGEEETPERPQPTLADVPALIGECRAAGVRVSTEDLVVEPATVPAAVGRSAYRIVQEGLTNARKHAPGAVVRVRLAGRPGDGLTVEIRNPWPVGEPPEPAIPGAGTGLVGIAERVTLAGGRLAYGRDPAGDFRLAAWLPWPA is encoded by the coding sequence GTGAGCAGTGCCGTCGTACCCGAATTCCCCTGGCTGTTGCCGGGAGCCCTGACCCGCGCGACCCCGGTGGCCCGCACCACGCGGGACTGGCTGGTCGACGGGCTCGCCTTCCTGCTCGCGCTGGGCTGGGTGCTGCTGGCCTTCGGGGACTCGGTCGGGCCGACGCCGGAGTTCGCGCTCAACGCCGGGCCGTCCTGGCTCAACGAGGCCGACCTGGTGGTCGGCTTGCTCAGCACGGCGGCCCTCTGGCTGCGCCGGCGCTGGCCGGTCGCGCTGGCCGTGGTCAGCCTGCCGCTGGCGGTCTTCTCGGTCACCGCGGCGGTGGCGCTGCTGATCATCCTGTTCACCGTGGCGGTGCACCGGCCGTTCCCGGTGGCGGCCGCGCTGGTCGGCGCGCACCTGCTGGTCACGCCCGTCTACAACAGCCTCCGGCCCGACCCGGCCCTGCCGTTCTGGGCCGCGACGGTCTGGACGGCGTCGTTCCTCGGCGGGGTGCTGGCCTGGGGGATGTTCGTCCGGGCGCGCCGCCAGCTGGTGACCTCGCTGCGGGAGCGCGCGCACCGGGCCGAGACCGAGCAGCAGCTCCGGGTCGCCCAGGCGCGCCAGCTGGAACGCACCCGGATCGCCCGGGAGATGCACGACGTGCTCGCCCACCGGATCTCCCTGCTCAGCCTGCACGCCGGAGCCCTGGAGTTCCGGCCGGACGCGCCCCCGGAGGAGGTGGCCCGGGCGGCCGGGGTGATCCGCGCGAGCGCCCACGCCGCCCTGCAGGACCTGCGCGAGGTGATCGGAGTGCTGCGCGCGGAGGTCAGCGGGGAGGAGGAGACGCCGGAACGCCCCCAACCCACCCTCGCCGACGTACCGGCGCTGATCGGCGAGTGCCGGGCGGCCGGCGTACGGGTGAGCACCGAGGACCTGGTCGTCGAGCCGGCGACGGTGCCCGCCGCGGTCGGGCGCAGCGCGTACCGGATCGTGCAGGAGGGGCTGACCAACGCCCGCAAGCACGCCCCCGGCGCGGTGGTCCGGGTCCGGTTGGCCGGCCGGCCGGGCGACGGGCTGACCGTGGAGATCCGCAACCCGTGGCCGGTGGGGGAGCCGCCCGAGCCGGCCATCCCGGGGGCCGGCACCGGCCTGGTGGGCATCGCCGAGCGGGTCACCCTGGCCGGTGGCCGGCTGGCGTACGGGCGGGACCCGGCGGGCGACTTCCGGCTCGCCGCCTGGCTGCCGTGGCCGGCGTGA
- a CDS encoding ABC transporter ATP-binding protein has product MITVEHLTKRYGPHAVVDEVSFRCEPGTVTGFLGPNGAGKSTTMRMICGLTPPTSGGATVAGRPYRQLPNPGREVGVLLDASAQHAGRTGREALALAARTLGVDRRQVAAKLDLVGLNAAAAKRRVGAYSLGMRQRLGLALALLGDPRVLVLDEPANGLDPEGIFWMRGLLRDFADRGGTVLLSSHLLREVEAVADRLVVIGGGRVVAQGGKDELLAGTGTLVRARDPRALRLTLDRAGLPADAGTDGGLLVRAEAEAVGQAAADAGLVLTELRPAGSGGLEQLFLTLTAGTSTKEAVK; this is encoded by the coding sequence ATGATCACGGTCGAACACCTCACCAAGCGGTACGGGCCGCACGCCGTCGTGGACGAAGTGTCGTTCCGCTGCGAGCCGGGAACCGTCACCGGCTTCCTCGGCCCGAACGGCGCCGGCAAGTCCACCACCATGCGGATGATCTGCGGGCTGACCCCGCCGACGTCCGGCGGGGCCACCGTCGCCGGGCGCCCCTACCGGCAGCTGCCCAACCCGGGGCGGGAGGTCGGCGTCCTGCTCGACGCCTCGGCCCAGCACGCGGGGCGCACCGGGCGGGAGGCGCTCGCCCTGGCCGCCCGGACCCTGGGCGTCGACCGGCGGCAGGTCGCCGCCAAGCTCGACCTGGTCGGGCTGAACGCGGCGGCGGCGAAGCGGCGGGTCGGGGCGTACTCGCTGGGGATGCGGCAGCGGCTCGGCCTAGCGCTGGCGCTGCTGGGCGACCCCCGGGTGCTGGTCCTGGACGAGCCGGCCAACGGCCTCGACCCGGAGGGGATCTTCTGGATGCGCGGCCTGCTGCGCGACTTCGCCGACCGGGGCGGCACCGTGCTGCTCTCCTCGCACCTGCTGCGCGAGGTGGAGGCCGTCGCCGACCGCCTGGTGGTGATCGGCGGCGGCCGGGTGGTCGCGCAGGGCGGCAAGGACGAACTGCTCGCCGGCACCGGCACCCTGGTCCGCGCCCGGGACCCGCGGGCGCTGCGGCTGACCCTGGACCGGGCCGGCCTGCCCGCCGACGCCGGCACCGACGGCGGGCTCCTGGTGCGGGCCGAGGCCGAGGCGGTGGGGCAGGCCGCCGCGGACGCCGGTCTCGTCCTGACCGAGCTGCGGCCCGCCGGCAGCGGCGGCCTCGAACAGCTCTTCCTCACCCTCACCGCCGGCACGTCGACGAAGGAAGCCGTGAAATGA
- a CDS encoding ABC transporter permease yields MTATTAAPAVAVRPAPPGPSLVRLTEVELRKLADTRAGSWLLATIGLIAAAIATVQLFVLDEAAQTFTAFFTASLLPVGLLLPVLGILSITAEWSQRTALTTFALVPRRERVVVAKLAAVVLAALASVAVSLAVATAGTLAARATGGAGSWTFDWSQLGHAAVLQVTSVLMGAAFGLLLLNTPLAIVTYLLLPTVWSILAMMIAALRGPARWLDTSVTMEPLFGPQVTAGQWGRLAMSLLVWMVAPLAAGLVRTLRREVA; encoded by the coding sequence ATGACCGCCACCACCGCCGCACCCGCCGTCGCCGTCCGTCCCGCGCCGCCCGGACCGTCGCTGGTCCGGCTGACCGAGGTCGAGCTGCGCAAGCTCGCCGACACCCGGGCCGGCAGCTGGCTGCTGGCCACCATCGGGCTGATCGCCGCCGCCATCGCCACCGTGCAGCTCTTCGTCCTCGACGAGGCCGCGCAGACCTTCACCGCGTTCTTCACCGCGTCGCTGCTGCCGGTCGGGCTGCTGCTGCCGGTGCTGGGCATCCTGTCGATCACCGCCGAGTGGTCGCAGCGCACCGCGCTGACCACCTTCGCGCTGGTGCCGCGCCGGGAACGGGTGGTGGTCGCGAAGCTCGCCGCGGTGGTGCTGGCCGCGCTGGCCTCGGTGGCGGTCAGCCTGGCGGTGGCCACCGCCGGCACGCTGGCCGCCCGGGCCACCGGCGGGGCGGGCAGCTGGACCTTCGACTGGTCCCAGCTGGGGCACGCGGCCGTGCTCCAGGTCACCAGCGTGCTGATGGGTGCCGCCTTCGGCCTGCTGCTGCTGAACACCCCGCTGGCGATCGTGACCTACCTGCTGCTGCCCACCGTGTGGAGCATCCTCGCCATGATGATCGCGGCGCTGCGCGGACCGGCCCGCTGGCTGGACACCTCGGTGACCATGGAGCCGCTGTTCGGCCCCCAGGTGACCGCCGGGCAGTGGGGGCGGCTCGCGATGTCCCTGCTGGTCTGGATGGTGGCACCGCTCGCCGCCGGCCTGGTCCGCACGCTGCGCCGCGAGGTGGCGTGA
- a CDS encoding YqeB family protein has product MTVDRTAVRLHRDGHGRDVARASVACVFVDGKALVLLDSDGAELAREKSDLSGDRLRAAFTGQGWPWQEADPHRDAYRRWVEGLPGLPAGTDALLRARQRAVDAHRRDDARDLRRELARIGVVVRDEDKRQYWRLVRPLHREETGNGR; this is encoded by the coding sequence GTGACGGTCGACCGGACGGCGGTGCGGCTGCACCGCGACGGCCACGGCCGGGACGTCGCCCGCGCCTCGGTCGCCTGCGTCTTCGTCGACGGCAAGGCGCTGGTGCTGCTCGACTCCGACGGCGCCGAACTGGCCCGCGAGAAGTCGGACCTGAGCGGGGATCGACTGCGCGCCGCGTTCACCGGGCAGGGCTGGCCGTGGCAGGAGGCCGACCCGCACCGGGACGCGTACCGGCGGTGGGTGGAAGGGCTGCCGGGGCTGCCGGCCGGCACGGACGCGCTGCTGCGAGCCCGGCAGCGCGCGGTCGACGCGCACCGCCGCGACGACGCGCGGGACCTGCGCCGGGAACTGGCCCGGATCGGGGTGGTGGTACGCGACGAGGACAAGCGGCAGTACTGGCGGCTGGTCCGGCCGCTTCACCGGGAAGAGACCGGTAACGGACGGTAG
- a CDS encoding SOUL family heme-binding protein has translation MTEQQPYRVVARHPGFELRRYPAHLVAELRVDGSFLEAGNVGFRPLAAYISGANRSRRKVGMTAPVVQESAGSEQIARTAPVVQEEGERPGCWVVRFVLPAALTAATAPEPEDPRITVREVPAQLAAAIRFSGRWSQKAFEQRATALGRAVTAAGLSPTGAIRYARFDPPWKPWFLRRNEVVLPVVE, from the coding sequence ATGACCGAGCAGCAGCCGTACCGGGTGGTGGCCAGGCACCCCGGGTTCGAGCTGCGCCGGTACCCCGCCCACCTGGTCGCCGAGCTGCGCGTCGACGGGTCGTTCCTCGAGGCGGGCAACGTGGGGTTCCGGCCGCTGGCCGCGTACATCTCCGGGGCGAACCGGTCCCGGCGCAAGGTCGGCATGACCGCCCCGGTCGTGCAGGAGTCCGCCGGCTCGGAGCAGATCGCGCGGACGGCGCCGGTGGTGCAGGAGGAGGGTGAGCGACCCGGCTGCTGGGTGGTGCGCTTCGTGCTGCCGGCCGCGCTCACCGCCGCCACCGCGCCCGAGCCGGAGGATCCCCGGATCACCGTCCGGGAGGTCCCCGCACAGCTCGCCGCCGCCATCCGGTTCTCCGGCCGGTGGAGCCAGAAGGCGTTCGAACAGCGGGCCACCGCGCTGGGCCGGGCGGTCACCGCGGCGGGGCTGAGCCCCACCGGCGCGATCCGGTACGCCCGCTTCGACCCACCATGGAAGCCCTGGTTCCTGCGCCGCAACGAGGTCGTGCTCCCGGTCGTCGAGTGA
- a CDS encoding amino acid permease, which produces MSSAGNGTGIFRRKPVEEIADTTEQLSRSLGLWQLTAIGIGGIIGAGIFALAGAVASETAGPAVLVSFLIAGLASAAAALSYAEFAGMIPKAGSAYTYGYAVLGEAVGWFIGWDLLLEYTAIVAVVAIGISGYFSFLVGELGADLPAWMLGAPGTGEGHVVDLFAVVLCLLIAFLLTLGIKTAARFETLVVGLKVAVVLLVIVVGFFHIRTANYSPFFPFGISGAFTGAATVFFAVFGYDAMSTAAEESRDARRHMPKAIIYSLLISMVLYVLATLVLTGMQNYREIDPESGFSSAFASVGLSGLASVIAVGAIIGILTVMFTFMLGVTRVWFSMSRDGLLPAWFAKVHPVRRVPIRVTWIVGVGSALIAGFLPIRQAAELTNIGILLAFVVVCIAVIVLRYRRPDAPRTFRLPGMPVVPAVGALFSVWLITFLAPVTWLRFAVWFVIGAVVYALYGYRRSALARRS; this is translated from the coding sequence ATGAGCTCCGCAGGCAACGGCACCGGCATCTTCCGCCGCAAGCCGGTCGAGGAGATCGCCGACACGACTGAGCAGCTGTCCCGCTCGCTGGGGCTGTGGCAGCTCACCGCGATCGGCATCGGCGGGATCATCGGCGCCGGCATCTTCGCCCTGGCCGGGGCGGTCGCCAGCGAGACCGCCGGCCCGGCCGTGCTGGTGTCGTTCCTGATCGCCGGCCTGGCCAGCGCGGCGGCCGCGCTGTCGTACGCGGAGTTCGCCGGCATGATCCCGAAGGCCGGCTCGGCCTACACCTACGGCTACGCAGTGCTCGGCGAGGCGGTCGGCTGGTTCATCGGCTGGGACCTGCTGCTGGAGTACACCGCGATCGTGGCGGTGGTCGCGATCGGCATCTCCGGTTACTTCAGCTTCCTCGTCGGCGAACTGGGCGCGGACCTGCCGGCCTGGATGCTCGGCGCGCCGGGCACCGGCGAAGGGCACGTGGTCGACCTGTTCGCCGTGGTGCTCTGCCTGTTGATCGCGTTCCTGCTCACCCTGGGCATCAAGACGGCGGCCCGCTTCGAGACGTTGGTGGTCGGGCTGAAGGTCGCCGTGGTGCTGCTGGTCATCGTGGTCGGCTTCTTCCACATCCGGACGGCGAACTACTCGCCGTTCTTCCCGTTCGGCATCAGCGGGGCGTTCACCGGCGCGGCCACCGTCTTCTTCGCCGTCTTCGGGTACGACGCGATGAGCACCGCCGCCGAGGAGTCCCGGGACGCCCGCCGGCACATGCCCAAGGCGATCATCTACTCGCTGCTCATCTCGATGGTGCTGTACGTGCTGGCCACGCTGGTGCTCACCGGCATGCAGAACTACCGGGAGATCGACCCGGAGAGCGGCTTCTCCTCGGCGTTCGCCTCGGTCGGCCTCTCCGGCCTGGCCAGCGTGATCGCGGTCGGCGCGATCATCGGCATCCTCACCGTGATGTTCACCTTCATGCTCGGAGTGACCCGGGTGTGGTTCTCGATGAGCCGGGACGGACTGCTGCCGGCCTGGTTCGCCAAGGTGCACCCGGTGCGCCGGGTGCCGATCCGGGTCACCTGGATCGTCGGCGTGGGCTCGGCGCTGATCGCCGGCTTCCTGCCGATCCGGCAGGCGGCGGAGCTGACCAACATCGGCATCCTGCTGGCCTTCGTGGTGGTCTGCATCGCGGTGATCGTGCTGCGCTACCGCCGCCCCGACGCGCCGCGTACGTTCCGGCTGCCGGGCATGCCGGTGGTGCCGGCGGTCGGCGCGCTCTTCTCGGTCTGGCTGATCACTTTCCTGGCCCCGGTGACCTGGCTGCGGTTCGCGGTCTGGTTCGTGATCGGCGCGGTCGTCTACGCCCTGTACGGCTACCGCCGCTCGGCGCTGGCCCGCCGAAGCTGA